One window of Globicephala melas chromosome 2, mGloMel1.2, whole genome shotgun sequence genomic DNA carries:
- the TMX1 gene encoding thioredoxin-related transmembrane protein 1 isoform X1, whose product MRTSRSARAGGSAEPLREVRAAALVVGGRAADMAPSGSLRIPVAVLLLLLWGAPWTHGRRSDVRIITDENWRELLEGEWMIEFYAPWCPACQNLQPEWESFAEWGEDLEVNVAKVDVTEQPGLSGRFIISALPTVYHCKNGEFRRYQGPRTKKDFINFISEKEWKSIEPVSSWVGPGSVLMSSMSALFQLSMWIRTYHNYFIEDLGLPVWGSYTVFALATLLSGLLLGLCMIFVADCLCPSKRRRPQPYPSKKLLLESSQPLKKVEEEQEAAEEDVSEEEPESKEGINTEFAQNAIRQRSVAPSLATDKSS is encoded by the exons ATGCGCACGAGCCGATCAGCCCGCGCGGGCGGAAGTGCAGAGCCGCTTCGCGAAGTGAGGGCGGCCGCGCTCGTTGTGGGTGGGCGCGCGGCCGACATGGCGCCCTCCGGGAGTCTCAGGATCCCCGTGGCagtgctgctgctgttgctttgGGGGGCTCCCTGGACCCACGGGCGGCGGAGCGACGTGCGGATCATCACGGACGAGAACTGGAGAGAGTTGCTGGAAGGAGAGTGGATGATAGAATT TTATGCTCCATGGTGTCCTGCTTGTCAGAATCTTCAACCAGAATGGGAAAGTTTTGCCGAATGGGGAGAAGATCTTGAGGTTAATGTTGCAAAAGTAGATGTCACAGAGCAGCCAG GACTAAGCGGACGATTTATCATAAGTGCTCTTCCTACTGTTTATCA TTGTAAAAATGGTGAATTTAGGCGCTATCAGGGCCCAAGGACTAAGAAGGACTTCATAAACTTTATAAGTGAAAAAGAGTGGAAGAGTATTGAACCTGTTTCATCATGGGTTGGTCCaggttctgtttt GATGAGTAGTATGTCAGCACTCTTTCAGCTGTCTATGTGGATCAGG aCTTACCATAACTATTTTATTGAAGACCTTGGATTACCGGTTTGGGGATCATATACAGTGTTTGCTTTAGCAACTCTGCTTTCGGGACTATTATTAGGACTT TGCATGATATTTGTGGCAGATTGCCTTTGTCCTTCAAAAAGGCGCAGACCACAGCCATACCCTTCca aaaaattattactaGAATCTTCTCAACCTCTGAAAAAAGTGGAGGAAGAACAAGAGGCTGCTGAAGAAGATGTTTCAGAAGAGGAACCTGAAAGCAAAGAAGGAATAAACACAGAGTTTGCACAAAATGCCATAAGACAACGTTCTGTGGCTCCTTCATTGGCCACAGATAAATCTAGTTAA
- the TMX1 gene encoding thioredoxin-related transmembrane protein 1 isoform X3: MAPSGSLRIPVAVLLLLLWGAPWTHGRRSDVRIITDENWRELLEGEWMIEFYAPWCPACQNLQPEWESFAEWGEDLEVNVAKVDVTEQPGLSGRFIISALPTVYQMSSMSALFQLSMWIRTYHNYFIEDLGLPVWGSYTVFALATLLSGLLLGLCMIFVADCLCPSKRRRPQPYPSKKLLLESSQPLKKVEEEQEAAEEDVSEEEPESKEGINTEFAQNAIRQRSVAPSLATDKSS, from the exons ATGGCGCCCTCCGGGAGTCTCAGGATCCCCGTGGCagtgctgctgctgttgctttgGGGGGCTCCCTGGACCCACGGGCGGCGGAGCGACGTGCGGATCATCACGGACGAGAACTGGAGAGAGTTGCTGGAAGGAGAGTGGATGATAGAATT TTATGCTCCATGGTGTCCTGCTTGTCAGAATCTTCAACCAGAATGGGAAAGTTTTGCCGAATGGGGAGAAGATCTTGAGGTTAATGTTGCAAAAGTAGATGTCACAGAGCAGCCAG GACTAAGCGGACGATTTATCATAAGTGCTCTTCCTACTGTTTATCA GATGAGTAGTATGTCAGCACTCTTTCAGCTGTCTATGTGGATCAGG aCTTACCATAACTATTTTATTGAAGACCTTGGATTACCGGTTTGGGGATCATATACAGTGTTTGCTTTAGCAACTCTGCTTTCGGGACTATTATTAGGACTT TGCATGATATTTGTGGCAGATTGCCTTTGTCCTTCAAAAAGGCGCAGACCACAGCCATACCCTTCca aaaaattattactaGAATCTTCTCAACCTCTGAAAAAAGTGGAGGAAGAACAAGAGGCTGCTGAAGAAGATGTTTCAGAAGAGGAACCTGAAAGCAAAGAAGGAATAAACACAGAGTTTGCACAAAATGCCATAAGACAACGTTCTGTGGCTCCTTCATTGGCCACAGATAAATCTAGTTAA
- the TMX1 gene encoding thioredoxin-related transmembrane protein 1 isoform X2, with amino-acid sequence MAPSGSLRIPVAVLLLLLWGAPWTHGRRSDVRIITDENWRELLEGEWMIEFYAPWCPACQNLQPEWESFAEWGEDLEVNVAKVDVTEQPGLSGRFIISALPTVYHCKNGEFRRYQGPRTKKDFINFISEKEWKSIEPVSSWVGPGSVLMSSMSALFQLSMWIRCMIFVADCLCPSKRRRPQPYPSKKLLLESSQPLKKVEEEQEAAEEDVSEEEPESKEGINTEFAQNAIRQRSVAPSLATDKSS; translated from the exons ATGGCGCCCTCCGGGAGTCTCAGGATCCCCGTGGCagtgctgctgctgttgctttgGGGGGCTCCCTGGACCCACGGGCGGCGGAGCGACGTGCGGATCATCACGGACGAGAACTGGAGAGAGTTGCTGGAAGGAGAGTGGATGATAGAATT TTATGCTCCATGGTGTCCTGCTTGTCAGAATCTTCAACCAGAATGGGAAAGTTTTGCCGAATGGGGAGAAGATCTTGAGGTTAATGTTGCAAAAGTAGATGTCACAGAGCAGCCAG GACTAAGCGGACGATTTATCATAAGTGCTCTTCCTACTGTTTATCA TTGTAAAAATGGTGAATTTAGGCGCTATCAGGGCCCAAGGACTAAGAAGGACTTCATAAACTTTATAAGTGAAAAAGAGTGGAAGAGTATTGAACCTGTTTCATCATGGGTTGGTCCaggttctgtttt GATGAGTAGTATGTCAGCACTCTTTCAGCTGTCTATGTGGATCAGG TGCATGATATTTGTGGCAGATTGCCTTTGTCCTTCAAAAAGGCGCAGACCACAGCCATACCCTTCca aaaaattattactaGAATCTTCTCAACCTCTGAAAAAAGTGGAGGAAGAACAAGAGGCTGCTGAAGAAGATGTTTCAGAAGAGGAACCTGAAAGCAAAGAAGGAATAAACACAGAGTTTGCACAAAATGCCATAAGACAACGTTCTGTGGCTCCTTCATTGGCCACAGATAAATCTAGTTAA